The Eubacteriaceae bacterium Marseille-Q4139 genome has a window encoding:
- the bioB gene encoding biotin synthase BioB: MTITMTLTEKVLNGGQITEEEALKLYGEPLEELCESADRIRRHFCGSRFDLCTIINGKSGRCSENCRFCAQSAHNHTGVTEYPLLPDDEIVAQAKRDHEQGVLRYSIVTSGKRLSDGEVERMCGVIRRIRSEVGIHVCVSFGLLNEEQYRKLKEAGASRVHNNLETSGENFANVCTTHTFDDKINAIRAAQAAGLAVCSGGIMGLGETPKDRISMAMSLRELGIKSVPVNMLNPIPGTPFEKNPRLTADDMRRIVAVYRFILPEASIRLAGGRGLLEDKGKGCFVSGANAAISGDMLTTAGITTKTDLEMLEELGYEVKLCNE; this comes from the coding sequence ATGACAATCACGATGACATTAACCGAAAAGGTTTTAAACGGCGGCCAGATCACTGAAGAAGAGGCCTTAAAGCTTTACGGGGAGCCGCTTGAGGAGCTCTGCGAAAGCGCCGATAGGATCCGCCGTCATTTCTGCGGCAGCCGGTTCGATCTCTGTACGATTATCAACGGAAAAAGCGGCCGCTGTTCGGAAAACTGCCGGTTCTGTGCCCAGTCGGCCCACAACCACACCGGCGTGACGGAATATCCGCTGCTTCCGGACGATGAAATTGTGGCTCAGGCAAAGAGAGACCATGAGCAGGGCGTCCTGCGCTACTCCATCGTCACCTCGGGGAAACGGTTGTCCGACGGGGAAGTGGAGCGGATGTGCGGCGTGATCCGCCGGATCCGGAGCGAGGTGGGCATCCATGTATGCGTATCCTTCGGCCTGCTGAACGAAGAGCAGTACCGGAAGTTAAAGGAGGCAGGCGCCTCCCGGGTACATAACAACCTGGAAACCTCCGGAGAGAATTTCGCCAATGTCTGTACGACCCACACCTTTGACGACAAGATAAACGCGATCCGTGCCGCCCAGGCAGCCGGCCTTGCGGTTTGCAGCGGCGGGATTATGGGCCTCGGCGAGACGCCGAAGGATCGGATCAGCATGGCCATGAGCCTCAGAGAGCTGGGCATTAAGAGCGTCCCTGTCAACATGTTAAACCCGATCCCGGGAACTCCCTTTGAAAAGAATCCGCGCCTGACGGCGGACGACATGAGGCGGATTGTGGCGGTTTACCGTTTTATCCTGCCGGAGGCGTCCATCCGTCTCGCAGGCGGCAGAGGGCTTCTTGAGGATAAGGGAAAGGGCTGCTTTGTCTCCGGCGCCAACGCGGCGATTTCCGGCGACATGCTGACGACGGCCGGCATTACGACGAAGACCGACCTGGAAATGCTTGAGGAACTGGGATACGAGGTGAAGCTTTGCAATGAGTAA
- a CDS encoding two-component sensor histidine kinase, translating to MKKKLHMELLATSLLAILLTLLFAMVAFYGLFKEQIVNDLKADALVLKSMQVFDDMDAISLAEGELGPESLRVTVIGSDGDVLFDSSTDAAEMENHLDRPEVRIALDEGEGSGTRSSETLDKNLYYYAVRLDNGNVVRVSREADSFFAVFGNMLPGVLGVLLLLFLLCFFLSNYFTKSLVEPIEHMAENISDTETEAAYKELAPFVAKIRQQHEDILKSARMRQEFTANVSHELKTPLTAISGYAELIEHGMAGQEDTVRFAGEIHKNASRLLTLINDIIQLSELDSDTNKVEYTDVDLYQVASDCVDMLKMNAEKQDVTMRLCGKPSIVFADRQQMEELVYNLCDNAIRYNRRGGSVTVTVNTEGQTVFLSVKDTGIGIPREHQERVFERFYRVDKSRSKATGGTGLGLAIVKHIVSQHGARLSLQSQAGKGTEMLVTFSDSYRKENG from the coding sequence ATGAAAAAGAAACTGCATATGGAGCTTTTAGCCACCTCGCTTTTAGCAATCCTTTTGACGCTTTTGTTCGCTATGGTGGCTTTCTACGGGCTTTTTAAAGAACAGATCGTGAATGATCTGAAAGCCGATGCCCTTGTGTTAAAGAGCATGCAGGTTTTCGATGATATGGACGCCATTTCCCTGGCTGAGGGCGAACTGGGGCCGGAGAGCCTGCGGGTGACGGTCATCGGAAGCGACGGGGATGTCCTCTTTGACAGCAGCACGGACGCTGCGGAGATGGAGAACCACCTGGACCGGCCGGAGGTGCGGATTGCCCTGGACGAGGGCGAGGGCAGCGGGACAAGATCCTCGGAGACCCTCGATAAAAACCTGTACTATTATGCGGTGCGGCTGGACAATGGGAACGTCGTCCGGGTGTCCAGGGAGGCGGACAGCTTTTTTGCCGTGTTCGGGAACATGCTGCCGGGCGTCCTCGGCGTCCTGCTCCTTTTGTTCCTGCTCTGCTTTTTCCTTTCCAATTACTTTACAAAAAGCCTGGTGGAGCCCATTGAGCATATGGCGGAAAATATTTCCGACACAGAGACGGAGGCGGCTTATAAGGAGCTGGCGCCCTTCGTGGCAAAAATCAGGCAGCAGCATGAGGACATTTTAAAGAGCGCCAGGATGCGCCAGGAGTTTACGGCCAACGTCTCCCATGAGCTTAAAACGCCGCTTACGGCCATTTCCGGCTACGCGGAGCTCATCGAGCACGGCATGGCCGGCCAGGAGGACACGGTGCGGTTCGCCGGGGAGATCCATAAGAACGCCAGCCGGCTCCTGACCCTGATTAACGATATCATCCAGCTTTCCGAGCTGGACAGCGATACCAACAAAGTGGAGTACACCGACGTGGATCTCTACCAGGTGGCGTCTGACTGCGTGGACATGTTAAAAATGAACGCGGAAAAGCAGGATGTCACCATGCGGCTCTGCGGAAAGCCGTCCATCGTATTTGCCGACAGACAGCAGATGGAGGAGCTGGTTTACAACCTCTGTGACAACGCGATCCGCTACAACAGGCGGGGCGGGAGCGTGACGGTGACGGTCAATACGGAGGGGCAGACCGTGTTCCTCTCCGTAAAAGACACCGGCATCGGCATCCCCAGAGAGCACCAGGAGCGTGTTTTTGAGCGGTTCTACCGGGTGGATAAGAGCCGTTCCAAGGCCACGGGCGGAACGGGCCTGGGTCTTGCCATCGTAAAGCATATTGTCTCGCAGCATGGGGCCCGGCTGTCGCTTCAGAGCCAGGCAGGAAAGGGTACCGAAATGCTGGTGACTTTTTCGGATTCCTACCGGAAAGAGAATGGTTGA
- a CDS encoding Na/Pi cotransporter family protein — MDIFGVLTLFGGLALFLYGMDTMGQGLEKVSGGRLEKILEKLTSNPIKAVLLGAGVTAVIQSSSATTVMVVGFVNSGIMKLSQAVGVIMGANIGTTVTSWILSLTGIESSNFFIQLLKPSSFSPILAVIGIIFMMFSKKERKKDIGTIMIGFAVLMFGMETMSDAVKPLADVPEFTGILTMFSNPILGLIAGAVLTAVIQSSSASVGILQALCATGAVSYGTALPIIMGQNIGTCVTALLSSIGANKNARRAALVHLYFNLIGTAIFMVVFYAINAFVHFAFLADAATPVGIAVIHSCFNVAATIVLLPFSEGLVTLACMTIPDAAGAAAAAAQEETQDEFGLLDVRFLDTPAFAVEQCRNMTVRMAKLAKAALFMSVELLDEYDEKKAEAVAALEDRVDHYEDELGTYMVKLGSRHLSKNDSSTISLLLHCIGDFERISDHAMNLMEAAKEKHEKQMEFSKKAQKELSVFTSAVKDILELSIQSFENNDGGTAALVEPLEEVIDDLNTCVKANHIRRLQKGKCTIEQGFVLSDISTNYERVADHCSNIAISVIEIARDGFDTHGYLENLKRENDPKFAAQVELYRQKYALPS, encoded by the coding sequence ATGGACATTTTTGGAGTGTTGACCTTATTTGGAGGCCTTGCACTGTTCCTTTACGGTATGGATACCATGGGACAGGGGCTTGAAAAGGTGTCGGGAGGCCGGCTGGAAAAGATTCTGGAAAAGCTGACCTCGAACCCGATCAAAGCCGTTCTTTTAGGCGCAGGCGTGACGGCCGTGATTCAGTCGTCGTCGGCCACAACGGTTATGGTTGTCGGCTTTGTAAACTCGGGAATCATGAAGCTGTCCCAGGCCGTAGGCGTCATCATGGGTGCCAATATCGGTACCACCGTCACGTCCTGGATCCTGAGCCTTACAGGAATTGAAAGCAGCAACTTTTTCATTCAGCTTTTAAAGCCGTCGTCGTTTTCGCCGATTCTGGCCGTCATCGGCATCATTTTCATGATGTTCTCGAAGAAAGAGCGGAAAAAAGACATCGGTACGATCATGATCGGCTTTGCTGTCTTAATGTTCGGAATGGAGACCATGAGCGACGCTGTGAAGCCGTTAGCTGACGTGCCGGAGTTCACGGGAATCCTTACCATGTTCTCGAACCCGATTTTAGGCCTCATCGCCGGAGCTGTGCTGACGGCCGTGATCCAGTCGTCGTCGGCGTCTGTCGGTATTCTCCAGGCCCTCTGCGCCACCGGAGCTGTGAGCTACGGGACGGCTCTTCCGATTATCATGGGCCAGAACATCGGTACCTGCGTGACGGCGCTGCTTTCCAGTATCGGCGCCAACAAAAACGCCCGCCGCGCCGCCCTGGTGCATCTTTACTTTAACCTGATCGGCACGGCCATTTTCATGGTAGTGTTCTATGCAATCAACGCATTTGTACATTTTGCCTTCCTGGCCGACGCAGCGACGCCAGTAGGCATTGCTGTGATCCATAGCTGCTTCAACGTGGCCGCCACCATCGTACTGCTTCCGTTCTCCGAGGGCCTTGTGACGCTGGCATGCATGACGATCCCGGATGCGGCCGGAGCTGCCGCTGCCGCAGCGCAGGAAGAAACACAGGACGAATTCGGCCTTCTCGACGTGCGTTTCCTCGACACGCCGGCCTTTGCCGTGGAACAGTGCCGGAACATGACCGTCCGCATGGCAAAGCTTGCCAAAGCAGCGCTCTTTATGTCGGTGGAGCTTCTCGACGAGTACGATGAGAAAAAGGCTGAGGCCGTTGCAGCCCTGGAAGACCGGGTGGATCATTATGAGGATGAGCTGGGAACCTACATGGTGAAGCTCGGGAGCCGCCATCTTTCCAAAAACGACAGCAGCACCATTTCTCTGCTTCTCCACTGCATCGGTGATTTCGAGCGAATCTCCGACCATGCCATGAACCTGATGGAAGCGGCGAAGGAAAAGCATGAAAAGCAGATGGAATTTTCCAAGAAGGCACAGAAAGAGCTTTCCGTGTTTACATCTGCCGTCAAGGACATCTTAGAGCTGTCCATCCAGTCCTTTGAAAACAACGACGGCGGGACAGCCGCCCTGGTGGAGCCCCTGGAGGAGGTCATCGACGATCTCAACACCTGCGTAAAGGCGAACCACATCCGAAGGCTCCAGAAGGGAAAATGTACCATCGAGCAGGGCTTTGTCCTGTCTGATATTTCAACAAACTATGAGCGTGTGGCAGACCATTGCTCCAACATCGCCATCAGCGTCATCGAGATTGCCAGGGACGGCTTCGATACCCACGGCTATCTGGAGAACCTGAAGCGGGAGAACGATCCGAAGTTTGCCGCACAGGTGGAGCTGTATCGTCAGAAATACGCGCTGCCGTCATAA
- the bioD gene encoding dethiobiotin synthase produces MSKNLFITGTGTDMGKTYITGLILKKFQENGKKAAYFKAAMSGNEKRLDGSLIPGDALHVKTVSGIGESLEEMCPYVYETAVSPHLAAQIEGNPVELETVLQAFDSVCGNYDYVTAEGSGGILCPLRFDETKLWLEDFIKARDLNCLIVADAGLGTINSVVLTAEYMKERGIAAKGILFNHYDDKNLLHRDNRFMCEYMTGLKVLACVKDGGTELDIPFEELEALYE; encoded by the coding sequence ATGAGTAAGAATCTTTTTATCACGGGAACAGGCACCGATATGGGAAAGACCTATATCACAGGCCTGATTTTAAAAAAATTTCAGGAAAACGGAAAAAAGGCGGCTTATTTTAAGGCGGCCATGAGCGGAAACGAAAAGCGGCTGGACGGAAGCCTGATTCCGGGGGATGCCCTTCATGTAAAGACGGTCTCCGGTATCGGAGAATCGCTTGAGGAGATGTGCCCATACGTCTATGAGACGGCCGTTTCGCCCCATCTGGCGGCGCAGATTGAGGGAAACCCGGTGGAGCTTGAAACGGTGCTCCAGGCTTTTGACTCGGTCTGCGGGAATTATGACTATGTGACGGCCGAGGGCTCCGGCGGGATCCTCTGCCCCCTGCGGTTCGATGAGACGAAGCTGTGGCTTGAGGATTTCATAAAGGCCAGGGATTTAAACTGCCTGATCGTGGCGGATGCAGGCCTCGGCACCATCAACTCCGTTGTGCTGACGGCGGAATACATGAAGGAGCGGGGCATTGCGGCAAAGGGCATTCTTTTCAATCATTATGATGATAAAAACCTGCTCCACCGGGACAACCGGTTCATGTGCGAATACATGACAGGCCTTAAGGTTCTGGCCTGCGTAAAGGACGGCGGCACAGAGCTTGACATCCCCTTTGAGGAGCTGGAAGCATTATACGAATAA
- a CDS encoding S8 family peptidase, whose amino-acid sequence MNHVREEVRCVDACTFGLTGKGVGVAVLDTGLFPHKDFENRIKAFADMVNRKAGPYDDCGHGTHISGIIGGNGAASGGRYRGMAPGCSLIGVKVLDRRGNGFASDVLSGISWIISHKEEYGIRIVNISVGSYGKKGMSEDSALVKGVDRAWDAGLVVVVAAGNNGPGRMTITTPGISRKVITVGCSDDSKEVVVAGSKMVDYSGRGPTAACICKPDLVAPGCSVISCAGRPGRYTVKSGTSMSTPIVSGAIALLLEKYPEMTNKDVKLKLMESSRDIGLPRNQQGWGLLDVEALLK is encoded by the coding sequence GTGAATCATGTAAGAGAAGAAGTACGCTGTGTGGATGCATGTACCTTTGGGCTTACGGGAAAAGGCGTCGGGGTGGCGGTTCTCGACACCGGCCTGTTTCCCCATAAGGATTTTGAAAATAGAATCAAGGCCTTTGCCGATATGGTGAACCGGAAGGCGGGGCCTTACGACGACTGCGGGCATGGGACGCACATTTCCGGGATCATCGGCGGAAACGGCGCAGCCTCCGGCGGGCGGTACCGCGGAATGGCGCCCGGATGCAGCCTGATTGGCGTGAAGGTGTTGGACCGGCGCGGCAACGGCTTTGCCTCCGATGTGCTGTCGGGTATCTCCTGGATCATCAGCCACAAGGAGGAATACGGGATCCGGATCGTCAACATTTCTGTCGGTTCCTACGGGAAAAAGGGCATGAGCGAAGATTCGGCCCTCGTAAAAGGAGTGGACAGGGCGTGGGACGCCGGCCTCGTCGTCGTGGTGGCCGCCGGGAACAACGGCCCCGGCCGGATGACAATCACGACGCCTGGCATCAGCCGGAAGGTCATCACGGTGGGCTGTTCCGACGACAGCAAGGAGGTTGTGGTGGCCGGCAGCAAGATGGTGGACTACTCGGGCCGCGGGCCGACGGCAGCCTGCATCTGCAAGCCGGATCTGGTGGCGCCCGGGTGCAGCGTCATAAGCTGTGCGGGCCGTCCTGGCCGCTACACCGTAAAAAGCGGCACGTCCATGTCGACGCCCATCGTTTCGGGCGCCATTGCGCTCCTTTTGGAAAAATACCCGGAAATGACAAATAAGGATGTGAAGCTAAAGCTGATGGAAAGCTCCAGGGACATCGGGCTTCCGAGGAATCAGCAGGGCTGGGGGCTTTTGGATGTGGAAGCTCTGCTTAAATAA
- the bioA gene encoding adenosylmethionine--8-amino-7-oxononanoate transaminase — MIWYPYEQMKTMKAPYKIVDAEGVYLYTEDQKLIDSVSSWWSVIHGYKNPELNQAIEEQLARFAHVMLGGLTHGAAEKLSEKLADWLPGDLDCCFFSDSGSVAVEVALKMALQYYMNRGETERTMVLALEHAYHGDTFKTMEVGDDEDYHFVLNAYGKSKYVVHIPTEIPALEKAFEEYHEKLNCFIVEPLLQGAGGMRMYDVSFLKRARELCDQYGVLLIFDEVATGFGRTGNRFVADLVLPDILVLGKALTGGYIGHAATVASRRVFSGFYDDNPEHALMHGPTFMGNALACSAALKSIELFEKGDYMSRIKKIEAVTRREMEGFFDPRIKEVRIMGACVCVEMYDPASIRGYQQFAYERGVFSRPFLNYLYAMVPYVITEEELVKVLGTMKEWFRRK, encoded by the coding sequence ATGATCTGGTATCCATACGAACAGATGAAAACCATGAAGGCCCCTTATAAAATTGTGGATGCGGAAGGGGTTTACCTTTACACAGAGGATCAGAAGTTAATCGACTCGGTTTCCTCCTGGTGGAGCGTGATCCACGGATATAAGAACCCGGAGCTTAATCAGGCCATCGAAGAACAGCTTGCGCGGTTTGCCCATGTGATGTTGGGCGGCCTGACCCATGGCGCGGCCGAAAAGCTTTCGGAAAAGCTGGCGGACTGGCTCCCCGGCGATCTGGACTGCTGCTTTTTCTCCGATTCCGGCAGCGTGGCCGTGGAGGTGGCCTTAAAGATGGCGCTCCAGTATTACATGAACCGCGGAGAGACGGAGCGGACGATGGTGCTGGCGCTTGAGCATGCCTACCATGGCGACACCTTTAAGACCATGGAGGTGGGCGACGATGAGGACTACCATTTTGTCCTGAATGCATACGGGAAGAGCAAGTATGTCGTCCATATCCCCACGGAAATCCCGGCCCTTGAAAAGGCCTTTGAGGAGTACCATGAAAAGCTCAACTGCTTTATCGTGGAGCCGCTTTTGCAGGGCGCCGGCGGCATGAGGATGTACGACGTTTCCTTTTTAAAGCGGGCCAGGGAGCTCTGCGATCAGTACGGCGTCCTCCTGATTTTTGACGAGGTGGCGACGGGCTTCGGCCGCACAGGGAACCGGTTCGTGGCGGATCTGGTTCTACCGGACATCCTCGTCCTCGGAAAGGCGCTGACGGGCGGCTACATCGGCCATGCGGCCACGGTTGCCAGCCGCCGGGTATTCTCAGGCTTTTACGACGACAATCCTGAGCATGCCCTGATGCACGGCCCCACGTTCATGGGAAATGCCCTGGCATGCAGCGCCGCCTTAAAATCCATCGAGCTGTTTGAAAAGGGCGATTACATGTCCAGGATTAAAAAGATTGAGGCCGTCACCCGCCGGGAGATGGAAGGCTTTTTCGATCCCCGGATCAAAGAGGTGCGGATCATGGGCGCCTGCGTCTGCGTGGAGATGTATGATCCGGCATCCATCCGCGGTTACCAGCAGTTTGCCTATGAGCGCGGCGTCTTCAGCCGGCCGTTCTTAAATTACCTCTATGCCATGGTGCCTTATGTCATTACGGAAGAGGAGCTGGTAAAGGTTCTTGGGACGATGAAGGAGTGGTTCCGGAGAAAATAG
- a CDS encoding diaminopimelate decarboxylase yields the protein MEKRPFVTREQLEKIAETYPTPFYLYDEKGIRENAERLKAAFSWNKGFREYFAVKATPNPFILNILKEYGFGTDCSSETELLMSKACGFTGHHVMFSSNDTPPAEFKLADDMGAIINLDDITHIECLEKVLGKIPETICCRFNPGGVFKISNDIMDNPGDAKYGMTREQIAEAYKILKSKGAKHFGIHAFLASNTVTNEYYPLLAKILFELAAELKEETGADIRFINLSGGIGIPYRPDQEPNDIMAIGEGVRKAYEEVLVPAGMGDVAIFTELGRFMLAPYGCLVTRAIHEKHTYKEYIGVDACAVNLMRPAMYGAYHHITVMGKEDAPCDHKYDITGSLCENNDKFAIDRMLPKIDMGDLLVLHDTGAHGFSMGYNYNGKLKSAELLLKEDGSVQMIRRAETVKDYFATFDFCDILKSVE from the coding sequence ATGGAAAAAAGACCGTTTGTCACCAGGGAACAGCTTGAGAAAATCGCAGAGACGTATCCGACGCCCTTTTATCTCTATGATGAAAAGGGAATCCGGGAAAATGCAGAGCGCCTGAAGGCGGCATTTTCCTGGAACAAGGGCTTCCGGGAGTATTTTGCGGTGAAGGCCACCCCGAATCCGTTCATTTTAAATATCTTAAAGGAGTACGGCTTCGGAACCGACTGCTCCTCTGAGACAGAGCTTCTGATGTCGAAGGCCTGCGGCTTTACGGGACATCATGTCATGTTTTCGTCCAACGACACGCCGCCTGCGGAGTTTAAGCTGGCGGACGACATGGGCGCCATCATCAACCTGGATGACATCACCCATATTGAGTGCCTGGAAAAGGTTCTCGGGAAGATCCCGGAAACCATCTGCTGCCGCTTTAACCCCGGCGGAGTCTTTAAAATCAGCAACGATATCATGGACAACCCCGGCGACGCCAAGTACGGCATGACGAGAGAACAGATCGCCGAGGCCTACAAGATTCTCAAGTCCAAGGGCGCAAAGCACTTCGGCATCCATGCGTTCCTTGCAAGCAATACTGTGACGAACGAGTATTATCCGCTGCTGGCCAAGATTCTTTTTGAACTGGCGGCAGAGTTAAAGGAAGAGACTGGCGCAGACATCCGCTTCATCAACCTGTCCGGCGGCATTGGAATCCCCTACCGCCCGGATCAGGAGCCCAACGACATCATGGCCATCGGCGAGGGCGTGAGAAAGGCCTACGAGGAAGTCCTCGTGCCGGCCGGCATGGGCGATGTGGCAATCTTCACGGAGCTTGGCCGGTTCATGCTGGCGCCCTACGGCTGCCTTGTGACCCGCGCCATCCATGAAAAGCACACCTACAAAGAGTACATCGGCGTGGACGCCTGCGCGGTGAACCTGATGCGCCCGGCCATGTACGGCGCCTACCATCACATCACGGTCATGGGAAAGGAGGACGCGCCCTGCGACCACAAGTACGACATCACCGGCTCCCTCTGCGAGAACAACGACAAGTTTGCCATCGACAGGATGCTGCCGAAGATTGACATGGGCGACCTTCTCGTGCTTCATGACACCGGCGCCCACGGCTTTTCCATGGGCTACAATTATAACGGCAAGTTAAAGAGCGCGGAGCTGCTTTTAAAAGAAGACGGAAGCGTCCAGATGATCCGCCGGGCAGAGACCGTGAAAGACTACTTTGCTACCTTTGATTTCTGTGATATTTTAAAGAGCGTGGAATAA
- a CDS encoding cytidylate kinase-like family protein translates to MKNRILTISREFGSGGRTIGKMAAKELGIPCYDSELIQRIAEESGFDETYVKNAEETAPAGFKALAFSTRAFGPTNDDYLWDIQRKVILELAEKGPCVIVGRCADYILRDQADCLTAFIHASLEYRAERIVKVYGEREESPKQRIKDKDKRRAAYHRFYTDMKWGYAKNYQVSLDSGKLGLERCAEILRLLY, encoded by the coding sequence ATGAAAAACAGAATCTTAACCATCAGCCGTGAATTTGGAAGCGGCGGCCGCACCATCGGGAAAATGGCAGCAAAAGAGCTGGGGATTCCCTGCTATGACAGCGAGCTGATCCAGAGAATTGCCGAGGAGAGCGGCTTTGACGAGACTTATGTGAAGAACGCTGAGGAGACGGCCCCGGCCGGCTTTAAGGCGCTTGCCTTCTCCACCCGCGCCTTCGGCCCCACCAACGACGACTATCTCTGGGACATCCAGAGAAAAGTCATCCTTGAGCTGGCCGAAAAAGGCCCCTGCGTCATCGTGGGGCGCTGCGCCGACTACATCCTGCGGGATCAGGCAGACTGCCTGACGGCCTTTATCCATGCAAGCCTGGAGTACCGGGCGGAGCGGATTGTGAAGGTCTACGGCGAGCGGGAAGAGTCCCCCAAACAGCGCATCAAAGACAAGGACAAAAGGCGCGCCGCCTACCATCGGTTCTACACGGACATGAAATGGGGGTATGCAAAGAATTATCAGGTGTCCTTAGACAGCGGAAAGCTTGGACTGGAGCGGTGTGCGGAAATCTTAAGACTTTTGTACTAA
- a CDS encoding response regulator transcription factor, translating to MALIYAVEDDKNILEIEMFALKNSGYQVDGFECARDFYKKIDEKQPDLVLLDVMLPDEDGLEIVKKLRRRPETKKLPVIMVTAKTTEIDKVKGLDIGADDYLTKPFGVMELIARVKAMLRRTMEEDKFLSLGDIFLDDEKHMVYVKDEPCTLTFKEYELLKLLLHNAGIVVTREIILERVWGIDFEGESRTLDMHIRTLRQKLGDAGTMIRTVRNVGYMIE from the coding sequence ATGGCGCTGATTTATGCAGTGGAGGATGACAAAAATATTCTGGAAATTGAGATGTTTGCGCTGAAAAACAGCGGATACCAGGTGGACGGCTTCGAGTGCGCCCGCGATTTTTATAAAAAAATAGACGAAAAGCAGCCGGATCTCGTGCTTTTGGACGTCATGCTTCCGGATGAAGACGGGCTGGAGATCGTAAAAAAGCTGCGGAGACGGCCGGAGACGAAGAAACTCCCGGTCATTATGGTGACGGCAAAAACGACAGAAATCGACAAAGTCAAGGGGCTGGACATCGGTGCCGACGACTATCTGACGAAGCCCTTCGGCGTCATGGAGTTAATCGCCAGGGTGAAGGCCATGCTGCGGCGCACCATGGAGGAAGACAAATTCCTGTCGCTGGGAGACATTTTCCTGGACGATGAAAAGCACATGGTGTACGTGAAGGATGAGCCGTGTACGCTGACCTTTAAGGAGTATGAGCTTTTAAAGCTTCTTCTCCACAACGCCGGCATCGTCGTGACACGGGAAATCATTTTAGAGCGCGTCTGGGGCATTGATTTTGAGGGGGAATCCCGCACCCTGGACATGCATATCCGTACCCTGCGCCAGAAGCTCGGGGACGCCGGGACCATGATCCGCACCGTGCGGAACGTGGGATACATGATCGAATAA
- a CDS encoding helix-turn-helix transcriptional regulator, protein MKEEIGRRVRDARDKKGISQEKLAELVDLSLSSISRLETGRTMVSVEKLLRIADALNVGIDELLADFIQGAKPEERLMNRVSVLLALCSKEEQAYWVDNLQMFIEYVKRQK, encoded by the coding sequence ATGAAAGAAGAAATCGGCAGGCGTGTCCGTGACGCCAGGGACAAAAAAGGAATATCACAGGAAAAGCTGGCAGAGCTTGTCGACCTCTCCTTAAGCAGCATCAGCCGGCTGGAGACGGGGAGAACCATGGTAAGCGTCGAGAAGCTTCTGCGTATCGCTGACGCGTTAAATGTGGGGATCGACGAGCTTCTTGCAGATTTTATCCAGGGCGCGAAGCCGGAAGAACGGCTCATGAACCGGGTCAGCGTCCTTCTTGCGCTCTGTTCCAAAGAAGAACAGGCATACTGGGTGGACAATCTCCAGATGTTTATTGAATATGTAAAAAGACAGAAATAA